The Altererythrobacter sp. CAU 1644 genome has a window encoding:
- a CDS encoding helicase HerA-like domain-containing protein: MSQIFIGLAANGEKQYLDLSRANRHGLIAGATGTGKTVTLQGLAESFSANGVPVFVADVKGDLSGVAMPGSPTFKHADKLEGRAKELGMDDYAYSDNPVVFWDLYGEQGHPIRTTVSEMGPLLLSRLLDLNDTQEGVLQIVFRHADDNELLLLDFGDLQAVLAWASENAKELSGEYGNVSRQSVGAIQRQLLSFESQGADRFFGEPALEIDDFLKVDEQGRGYVNVLAADKLMRSPKLYATFLLWLLAELFESLPEVGDPEKPKLVFFFDEAHLLFDDAPKALQDKIEQVVRLIRSKGVGVYFCTQNPIDIPEEVAGQLGNKVQHALRAFTPRDQRAIKAASETFRINPDLDVEQAITELKVGEALVSTLDEDGAPTVVQRTLIKPPRSRLGPVNPKERAIIQSVSPVEGKYDTAVDRQSAEEVLAQKAADAAATAKEVEEKGREEVGKRERKSTSLWGIDFGKAGKSAATAAAGSLTSIAVATVLGKKSRADPLRTGATAFVRNIIGGLMR, translated from the coding sequence ATGAGCCAGATTTTCATCGGCCTCGCGGCCAATGGCGAAAAGCAATATCTCGACCTGTCGCGCGCCAACCGCCACGGGCTGATCGCCGGGGCGACCGGCACCGGCAAGACGGTGACCTTGCAGGGGCTCGCCGAAAGCTTCTCCGCCAACGGCGTCCCGGTGTTCGTCGCCGATGTGAAGGGCGACCTTTCGGGCGTCGCCATGCCCGGCTCGCCGACCTTCAAGCATGCCGATAAGCTCGAAGGCCGGGCCAAGGAACTGGGCATGGACGATTATGCCTATTCGGATAACCCGGTCGTATTCTGGGACCTTTATGGCGAACAGGGCCATCCGATCCGCACCACGGTATCTGAAATGGGGCCGCTGCTGCTCAGCCGCCTGCTCGATCTCAACGACACCCAGGAGGGCGTGCTGCAGATCGTGTTCCGCCACGCCGACGACAACGAACTGCTGCTGCTCGATTTCGGCGACCTGCAGGCGGTGCTGGCATGGGCGTCCGAGAACGCCAAGGAGCTCTCGGGAGAATACGGCAACGTCTCGCGCCAGTCGGTCGGCGCGATCCAGCGGCAATTGCTGAGCTTCGAAAGCCAGGGCGCGGACCGGTTCTTCGGCGAGCCCGCGCTCGAGATTGACGATTTCCTCAAGGTGGACGAACAGGGGCGCGGCTATGTCAACGTCCTCGCCGCCGACAAGCTGATGCGCAGCCCCAAGCTCTACGCGACCTTCCTCCTGTGGCTGCTCGCCGAGCTGTTCGAAAGCCTGCCCGAAGTGGGCGACCCGGAGAAACCCAAGCTGGTGTTCTTCTTCGACGAGGCGCACCTGCTGTTCGACGACGCGCCCAAGGCGCTGCAGGACAAGATCGAACAGGTCGTGCGCCTGATCCGTTCGAAGGGCGTGGGCGTCTACTTTTGCACCCAGAACCCGATCGACATTCCCGAGGAAGTCGCCGGCCAGCTGGGCAACAAGGTCCAGCACGCGCTGCGCGCCTTCACCCCGCGCGACCAGCGCGCGATCAAGGCGGCGTCCGAGACCTTCCGCATCAATCCCGACCTCGACGTCGAGCAGGCGATCACCGAACTCAAGGTGGGCGAGGCGCTGGTCTCGACGCTCGATGAAGACGGCGCGCCCACGGTGGTCCAACGCACGCTGATCAAGCCGCCGCGCAGCCGCCTCGGCCCGGTCAATCCCAAGGAACGTGCGATCATCCAGTCGGTCAGCCCGGTCGAGGGCAAGTACGACACGGCCGTCGACCGCCAGAGTGCGGAAGAGGTGCTGGCGCAAAAGGCCGCCGATGCCGCGGCGACCGCCAAGGAAGTCGAGGAGAAAGGGCGCGAGGAAGTCGGCAAGCGCGAGCGCAAGTCGACCAGCCTGTGGGGCATCGATTTCGGCAAGGCCGGCAAGAGCGCGGCCACCGCGGCGGCCGGTTCGCTGACCTCGATCGCGGTCGCGACGGTGCTGGGGAAGAAATCGCGCGCCGACCCGCTACGGACCGGCGCAACCGCCTTCGTCCGCAACATCATTGGCGGATTGATGCGCTAG
- a CDS encoding response regulator, with protein sequence MSETKPVSLLLVDDEATLREPLAEYLAGQGFAVREADSAAVARSRLIDSRPDLVLLDVMMPGEDGLSLCRHLIETGGPPVILLTARGEATDRIVGLEMGADDYVAKPFEPRELVARIRSVLRRATTNGSAVASGDLGYEFEGWQLDPLKRKLTDPQGVAVPLSTAEFRMLRAFLDHPREVLDRDRLLDMVQGREAHLFDRAVDNQVSRLRRKIEADTRDPQLIQTVRGGGYCLAADVRRTGPVR encoded by the coding sequence ATGAGCGAGACCAAGCCCGTGTCCCTGCTGCTCGTCGACGACGAAGCGACATTGCGAGAGCCCCTGGCCGAATATCTTGCCGGCCAAGGGTTTGCGGTGCGCGAGGCTGACAGCGCGGCCGTGGCCCGCAGCCGGCTGATCGACAGCCGCCCCGACCTGGTGCTGCTCGACGTGATGATGCCGGGCGAAGACGGGCTGTCGCTGTGCCGCCACCTGATCGAGACCGGCGGGCCTCCCGTCATTCTCCTCACCGCGCGGGGCGAGGCGACCGACCGCATCGTCGGGCTCGAGATGGGGGCGGATGATTACGTCGCCAAGCCGTTCGAGCCGCGCGAACTGGTCGCGCGCATCCGTTCGGTCCTGCGCCGCGCGACGACCAACGGCAGTGCGGTTGCGAGTGGCGATCTCGGCTACGAGTTCGAGGGTTGGCAGCTCGACCCGCTCAAGCGCAAGCTGACCGACCCGCAGGGCGTCGCCGTCCCGCTGTCGACTGCCGAGTTCCGCATGCTGCGTGCCTTTCTCGACCATCCGCGCGAGGTGCTAGACCGCGACCGGCTGCTCGACATGGTGCAGGGGCGCGAGGCGCATCTGTTCGACCGCGCCGTCGACAACCAGGTCAGTCGCCTGCGGCGCAAGATCGAGGCCGACACACGCGATCCGCAATTGATCCAGACCGTGCGCGGAGGCGGCTATTGCCTTGCCGCGGACGTCCGCCGGACGGGTCCGGTCCGATAA
- a CDS encoding sensor histidine kinase — MARLLPRSLLGQVMLVLALGLMVGQAVSGAMLYRAAEQRRETALVHSLAFRIVAALEGPANAERIARHQARRLNRDGGGHRPHDMRGRARLGVELSQVSPLGQGGKRLPELEATIRDLLDQHDLELSKLVVLRRSAGDDPFLQDRPRFHERLGGEGWQRRQIYVAGIAQDGAPWRIVRVPEPRAPRAIVGSILLQTLVTFVVLVALLFPMLRRITRPLASLTARVDDFARNPDRPVALAESGPEDIRHLIAAHNAMEARIAAMLDEKDVMLGAIGHDLKTPLAALRVRIENVADETQRLRMAESIEDITRTLDDILNLARVGRSTDPLEKTDLAALLSSLVEEYEDMGEPVEMAETDRVVAQVRATWLRRAVRNLIGNALRYGGTARVSLAAEGDRVTIRVDDDGPGIPEDQISAMLEPFARGEASRNRATGGAGLGLTLARAIAEQHGGALSLANRAEGGLRAGISLPR; from the coding sequence ATGGCGCGCCTGCTGCCCAGGAGCCTGCTTGGCCAGGTGATGCTGGTGCTCGCGCTCGGCCTCATGGTCGGCCAGGCCGTTTCGGGCGCCATGCTCTACCGCGCCGCCGAACAGCGCCGCGAAACCGCGCTGGTGCATTCGCTGGCGTTCCGCATCGTCGCGGCGCTCGAAGGCCCGGCCAATGCCGAGCGGATCGCGCGCCACCAGGCCCGCCGGTTGAATCGCGATGGCGGCGGCCACCGCCCGCACGACATGCGCGGACGCGCGCGGCTGGGCGTCGAACTCAGCCAGGTGTCCCCGCTGGGCCAGGGCGGAAAGCGCTTGCCGGAGCTGGAGGCGACGATTCGCGACCTGCTCGACCAGCATGATCTCGAGCTATCGAAGCTGGTCGTGCTGCGCCGCAGCGCAGGCGATGACCCCTTTCTGCAGGATCGCCCACGCTTCCACGAACGGCTGGGCGGCGAAGGATGGCAGCGGCGGCAGATCTACGTGGCCGGGATCGCGCAGGATGGCGCGCCCTGGCGGATCGTGCGCGTGCCCGAACCCCGCGCGCCGCGTGCGATCGTCGGCTCGATACTGCTGCAGACCCTCGTCACCTTTGTCGTGCTGGTGGCCCTGCTGTTCCCGATGCTGCGACGCATCACCCGGCCGCTCGCCAGCCTCACCGCACGGGTCGACGATTTCGCCCGCAATCCCGATCGCCCGGTGGCGCTCGCAGAGAGCGGGCCGGAGGATATCCGCCACCTGATCGCCGCACATAATGCGATGGAAGCGCGGATCGCGGCGATGCTCGACGAGAAAGACGTGATGCTCGGCGCGATCGGCCACGACCTCAAGACCCCGCTCGCGGCCCTGCGGGTGCGGATCGAGAACGTCGCCGACGAGACGCAGCGCCTCCGCATGGCCGAAAGTATCGAGGACATTACCCGCACCCTCGACGATATTCTCAACCTCGCCCGCGTCGGCCGTTCGACCGATCCGCTCGAGAAGACCGATCTCGCCGCCTTGCTCTCGTCGCTGGTCGAGGAATACGAGGATATGGGCGAGCCCGTGGAAATGGCCGAGACGGACCGCGTTGTCGCGCAGGTCCGCGCCACCTGGCTGCGCCGCGCGGTCCGCAACCTGATCGGCAATGCACTGCGCTATGGCGGCACAGCCCGGGTCTCGCTCGCCGCCGAGGGTGATCGCGTGACAATCCGCGTGGATGACGATGGCCCGGGAATCCCGGAAGACCAGATCTCCGCGATGCTCGAACCCTTCGCGCGCGGCGAGGCGAGCCGCAACCGCGCGACCGGCGGCGCCGGGCTGGGCCTGACGCTCGCGCGGGCCATTGCCGAGCAGCATGGCGGGGCATTATCGCTCGCCAATCGCGCCGAGGGCGGATTGCGCGCCGGGATCAGCCTGCCGCGCTAG
- a CDS encoding VOC family protein, with protein MIGYVTLGTNDLKKNAPFYDAIAQEMGYERMMDFDTFIAWGNWDVAGVALTQPFDGKAASVGNGTMVALQAKDADQVKRIYDIALANGGSDEGAPGPRGEPDENGNTFYAGYFRDPEGNKLNAFCMTQG; from the coding sequence ATGATCGGATATGTCACCTTGGGTACCAACGACCTCAAGAAGAACGCGCCATTCTACGACGCCATCGCCCAGGAGATGGGATATGAGCGGATGATGGATTTCGACACCTTCATTGCCTGGGGCAATTGGGACGTGGCCGGTGTTGCGCTGACCCAGCCCTTCGACGGCAAGGCGGCGAGCGTCGGCAACGGCACCATGGTCGCGCTCCAGGCCAAGGATGCCGACCAGGTCAAGCGCATCTATGACATTGCCCTGGCCAACGGCGGCAGCGACGAAGGTGCGCCCGGTCCGCGCGGCGAGCCCGACGAGAATGGCAATACCTTCTACGCCGGATATTTCCGCGATCCCGAGGGCAACAAGCTCAATGCCTTCTGCATGACCCAGGGCTGA
- a CDS encoding glutathione S-transferase family protein: protein MWKVYGSSVSYYTGKLEAYLRYKGIAYEALPTPYGEARMLIEKVGAVQMPIVERDDGRWMSDTTPILLQVEQEHPTPSILPADPVVGFVAALVEDYGDEWLWRPAMHYRWSYRRDRRFISDHLAEEVGGFIRAPHWLKRMRIAKRQFTNFVVKDGVNEATRAHADKAYLNALDAMSAMLANRPFLLGNAPSLADYGMMGPMFRHFGQDPTPAEIMRQRAPLVFEWVARMWCAAQVDEPQFLSEVPPDAAALLREACETHLVQLAANAAAFGRDETHFGVTIQGCRYEKLPASRYRVWCLEELRRAFAALDADAQGKVRALLSYDGAEILWSGDIPPPRFNEDHHLPFGKAINVYGEGTPP, encoded by the coding sequence ATGTGGAAGGTCTATGGCTCGTCGGTCTCCTATTACACCGGCAAGCTGGAGGCCTATCTGCGCTACAAGGGCATCGCCTATGAAGCGCTGCCGACGCCCTATGGCGAGGCGAGGATGCTGATCGAGAAGGTCGGCGCGGTGCAGATGCCGATCGTCGAACGCGATGACGGTCGCTGGATGAGCGACACCACGCCGATCCTGCTGCAGGTCGAGCAGGAACATCCGACGCCATCGATCCTGCCTGCCGACCCGGTCGTTGGATTCGTCGCGGCATTGGTCGAGGATTATGGCGACGAGTGGCTGTGGCGTCCCGCGATGCATTATCGCTGGAGCTATCGCCGCGACCGGCGTTTTATCTCTGATCACCTGGCCGAGGAGGTTGGCGGCTTCATCAGGGCGCCGCATTGGCTGAAACGGATGCGGATTGCCAAGCGCCAGTTCACCAATTTCGTGGTCAAGGACGGGGTGAATGAGGCGACCCGCGCGCATGCCGACAAGGCCTATCTCAACGCGCTCGATGCCATGAGCGCGATGCTGGCGAATCGGCCCTTCCTGCTCGGCAATGCACCCTCGCTCGCCGACTACGGCATGATGGGGCCGATGTTCCGCCATTTCGGGCAGGACCCGACCCCGGCGGAAATCATGCGCCAGCGCGCGCCGCTGGTGTTCGAATGGGTGGCGCGGATGTGGTGTGCTGCGCAGGTCGACGAACCGCAATTCCTTTCGGAAGTGCCGCCGGACGCTGCCGCGCTGCTGCGGGAAGCCTGCGAGACGCACCTCGTCCAGCTTGCGGCCAATGCCGCGGCCTTTGGAAGGGACGAGACGCACTTTGGCGTCACGATCCAGGGCTGCCGCTACGAGAAGCTTCCGGCTTCGCGCTACCGCGTATGGTGCCTCGAGGAGCTGCGCCGGGCGTTTGCGGCGCTCGATGCCGATGCGCAAGGCAAGGTTCGGGCGTTGCTGAGTTACGACGGCGCCGAGATCCTCTGGTCGGGCGACATACCGCCCCCTCGCTTCAACGAGGACCACCACCTGCCCTTCGGCAAGGCGATCAATGTCTATGGCGAGGGAACGCCGCCCTAG
- a CDS encoding EF-hand domain-containing protein: protein MRKLTLSLSAAALALTGAGVALADHHGGKRGHNPDTDGDGVVTLEEHRAHAAAMFARMDANGDGVLNETDRAAHDARRAERRAEHFAKADTDGDGELSAAEIEAAHAARMAQRESKRGGRSEARPAQMLEKFDADGNGSISQEEMAAAHAARKEHMAAKRGDGEMRGKRQGRGGMHRMHAMLKRADTDGDKSLSRAEFDAATDAHFASMDTDGSGTISAEERQAARAAMRAKMTERRQTQ, encoded by the coding sequence ATGCGTAAACTGACCCTTTCCCTTTCCGCAGCCGCGCTGGCGCTGACCGGCGCCGGCGTTGCGCTTGCCGATCACCACGGCGGCAAGCGCGGCCACAATCCGGACACCGATGGCGACGGTGTCGTCACGCTCGAAGAGCACCGCGCGCACGCCGCCGCGATGTTCGCGCGGATGGATGCCAATGGCGACGGCGTCCTCAACGAGACCGACCGCGCCGCACACGATGCCCGGCGCGCCGAACGCCGCGCCGAACATTTCGCCAAGGCCGACACCGATGGCGATGGCGAACTCTCCGCCGCCGAGATCGAGGCGGCCCACGCCGCGCGCATGGCACAGCGCGAATCGAAGCGTGGCGGACGCAGCGAGGCGCGCCCAGCCCAGATGCTCGAGAAGTTCGATGCCGATGGGAATGGCTCGATCAGTCAGGAAGAAATGGCGGCCGCCCATGCGGCCCGCAAGGAACACATGGCTGCCAAGCGCGGCGATGGCGAAATGCGCGGCAAGCGCCAGGGTCGCGGCGGGATGCACCGGATGCATGCCATGCTCAAGCGCGCCGATACCGATGGCGACAAATCGCTGAGCCGCGCCGAGTTCGACGCGGCGACGGACGCTCATTTCGCCAGCATGGACACCGATGGCTCGGGCACCATCTCCGCCGAAGAGCGCCAGGCCGCCCGCGCGGCGATGCGCGCAAAGATGACGGAACGGCGCCAAACACAATAG
- a CDS encoding aminopeptidase P family protein, whose product MLMQTHEARLDALRRELKHRELDGFVIPISDEHMSEYVGAYAQRLAWLTGFGGSAGSAVVLGNAAAIFVDGRYTVQVRDQVDEKLFEYRSVPKDTIGGWIVENAAEGARIGYDAWLHTKRWVETVQKQLDKKGAKLVPVDGNPIDAVWQDRPAPSDAPALIHAQEVAGRSSAEKRAEIAEWLKAEGHDAAVISALDSIAWVLNIRGQDVEHTPVALSYLVAHADGTAELFIAPEKVSPELTQHLGNAVTIRERSGFPDALEGYSGKSVSVDPNYGAAAIAQLLEKGGAKVSFDRDPTILPKAVKNPVEQQGHRDAQARDGAAVARFLRWIELNAPSGEIDELTAAAKLKEFREAHGDLRDLSFDTISAAGPHAALPHYKVDEDSNIPIPPSSIYLVDSGGQYQDGTTDITRTVWVGPGEPTQEMRDRYTRVLKGHITIDSAIFPSGTAGSQLDSFARQYLWQAGVDYAHGTGHGVGSFLSVHEGPQRIAKAAGGQAGTDQELLAGMILSNEPGYYKQGHFGIRIENLVLVEPRKIEGAEGDYFGFENLTFVPIDRRLVDKSMLSPAEIAWWDSYHAKVYALLSPQLEGDDLAWLEGQCAPL is encoded by the coding sequence ATGCTGATGCAGACACACGAAGCCCGTCTCGATGCCTTGCGCCGCGAACTGAAGCACCGCGAACTCGACGGTTTCGTCATCCCGATCTCCGATGAGCACATGAGCGAATATGTCGGCGCCTATGCGCAGCGCCTCGCCTGGCTCACGGGCTTTGGCGGCAGCGCGGGCAGCGCGGTGGTGCTGGGCAACGCGGCGGCAATCTTCGTCGATGGCCGCTATACCGTCCAGGTCCGCGACCAGGTCGACGAAAAGCTGTTCGAGTACCGCTCGGTACCCAAGGACACGATCGGCGGCTGGATCGTCGAGAATGCGGCTGAGGGTGCGCGGATCGGCTATGACGCCTGGCTCCACACCAAGCGCTGGGTCGAGACGGTGCAAAAGCAGCTCGACAAGAAGGGCGCCAAGCTCGTCCCGGTAGACGGTAACCCGATCGACGCGGTGTGGCAGGATCGCCCCGCCCCCTCTGACGCCCCGGCCCTGATCCACGCCCAAGAGGTAGCTGGACGCTCCTCGGCCGAGAAACGTGCCGAGATCGCCGAATGGCTCAAGGCGGAAGGGCATGACGCGGCTGTCATCTCGGCGCTCGATTCGATCGCCTGGGTGCTCAATATCCGCGGCCAGGACGTCGAGCATACTCCCGTCGCGCTGTCCTATCTCGTCGCCCATGCCGATGGCACGGCGGAGCTCTTCATCGCCCCGGAGAAGGTGTCGCCCGAGCTGACGCAGCACCTCGGCAATGCGGTGACGATCCGCGAGCGGTCGGGCTTTCCCGACGCCTTGGAAGGCTATTCGGGCAAGAGCGTGTCGGTCGATCCCAACTATGGCGCAGCGGCGATCGCCCAATTGCTCGAGAAAGGCGGTGCCAAGGTCAGCTTCGACCGCGATCCGACGATCCTGCCCAAGGCGGTGAAGAACCCGGTCGAACAGCAGGGACACCGCGATGCGCAGGCGCGCGATGGCGCCGCGGTCGCGCGGTTCCTGCGCTGGATCGAGCTCAACGCGCCGTCGGGCGAGATCGACGAGCTCACCGCGGCAGCCAAGCTCAAGGAATTCCGCGAAGCGCATGGTGATCTGCGCGACCTGTCCTTCGACACGATTTCGGCCGCCGGGCCGCACGCCGCCCTGCCGCACTACAAGGTCGACGAGGACAGCAATATCCCGATCCCGCCCTCGAGCATCTATCTCGTCGACTCGGGCGGGCAGTATCAGGATGGCACCACCGACATTACCCGCACCGTGTGGGTCGGCCCGGGCGAGCCGACGCAAGAGATGCGCGATCGCTATACCCGCGTGCTGAAGGGCCATATTACGATCGACAGCGCGATCTTCCCTTCGGGCACCGCAGGCAGCCAGCTCGACAGCTTTGCCCGGCAATATCTGTGGCAGGCGGGTGTCGATTATGCCCATGGCACCGGCCACGGCGTCGGCAGTTTCCTGTCGGTCCATGAAGGGCCGCAACGCATCGCCAAGGCAGCGGGCGGCCAGGCCGGCACCGACCAGGAACTGCTCGCCGGCATGATCCTCTCGAACGAGCCGGGCTATTACAAGCAGGGCCATTTCGGCATCCGGATAGAAAACCTCGTGCTGGTCGAGCCACGCAAAATCGAGGGTGCCGAAGGCGACTATTTCGGGTTCGAGAACCTCACCTTCGTCCCGATCGACCGGCGCCTGGTCGACAAGTCCATGCTCTCGCCCGCCGAAATCGCCTGGTGGGACAGCTATCACGCCAAGGTCTACGCCCTGCTGTCACCGCAGCTCGAAGGGGACGACCTGGCCTGGCTCGAAGGACAATGCGCGCCGCTGTGA
- a CDS encoding S9 family peptidase gives MKTWKPAAAALAACLAAMPVAAQAANQDKDKPQVNSEVPTSPPVAEKREHSYTHHGITLSDPYHWLRDPSYPTVDDEGILDYVKAENAWFEARMAPNKQLTEELFQEMKARIKEDDSTVPQKDGDWLYWSEFEEGAQYRKWYRRPVAGGDAVLMLDENALADGHEYFRLGALSVSRNGRFMAYSTDTNGSERFTARIKDLETGELLGDEIPETLSGLTWLTGDTMIAYGKVDDQWRVNNVRLHKIGTPVSEDVEIFREDDVTFRVGSGLSAQEDWLVISTGDNETSEVRLVRADDPTGEQILVKPRRKGVEYSVDVRDGELFVWTNDDHVNFRLAKASLASPGEWETVIAGSDEFYLTGFDLFKDFFVTEGRLDGLDQIQLRSYDAPMEARPIAFPEASYDAGLDNNPEYDMQKLRLGYESMVTPDSVYDYDVRTGALELLKQQEIPSGYDATLYTTERTTITARDGTQVPVSVLMRKDRKPGGPLHLYAYGSYGYAVPPGFSTTRLSLVDRGFAYAIAHIRGGDDLGRRWYLQGKAFERRNTFNDFVDAAKGLIDQGYTAKGKVTASGGSAGGELMGAVINQAPELWGAIVAHVPFVDVLNTMLDESLPLTPGEWQEWGNPITDKEAFGYILSYSPYDQVVPKAYPPLLVTAGLNDPRVTYWEPAKWVAKLRDVKTDDNELLLKTNMGAGHGGKSGRWNSVYEVAEEVAFILWQMGLTEEE, from the coding sequence ATGAAAACATGGAAACCCGCTGCGGCGGCTCTTGCCGCTTGCCTCGCCGCTATGCCCGTGGCAGCGCAGGCCGCCAATCAGGACAAGGACAAGCCCCAAGTGAACAGCGAGGTACCGACCTCTCCGCCCGTCGCCGAGAAGCGCGAGCACAGCTACACGCACCACGGGATTACGCTCAGCGATCCCTATCACTGGCTCCGGGACCCGTCCTACCCGACGGTCGATGACGAGGGCATCCTCGACTACGTCAAGGCCGAGAACGCCTGGTTCGAAGCGCGGATGGCTCCGAACAAGCAGCTCACCGAAGAGCTGTTCCAGGAGATGAAGGCGCGGATCAAGGAGGACGATTCGACCGTTCCGCAGAAGGATGGCGACTGGCTCTACTGGTCCGAGTTCGAGGAAGGCGCGCAATACCGCAAGTGGTATCGCCGGCCGGTCGCGGGCGGCGACGCGGTGCTGATGCTCGACGAGAATGCGCTGGCCGATGGGCACGAGTATTTCCGCCTCGGCGCGCTGTCGGTCAGCCGCAACGGTCGCTTCATGGCCTATTCGACCGACACCAACGGTTCGGAACGCTTCACCGCCCGGATCAAGGATCTCGAGACGGGCGAACTGCTGGGCGATGAGATCCCGGAAACGCTCTCCGGCCTGACCTGGCTCACGGGCGACACCATGATTGCCTACGGCAAGGTCGACGACCAGTGGCGCGTCAACAATGTCCGGCTGCACAAGATCGGCACGCCGGTGAGCGAGGACGTCGAGATATTCAGGGAAGACGACGTCACCTTCCGCGTGGGATCGGGCTTGTCCGCGCAGGAGGACTGGCTGGTGATCTCGACCGGCGACAACGAGACCAGCGAAGTGCGGCTGGTGCGCGCCGACGATCCGACCGGCGAGCAGATCCTGGTCAAGCCGCGGCGCAAGGGCGTCGAATATTCGGTCGATGTCCGCGACGGGGAACTGTTCGTCTGGACCAATGACGACCACGTCAATTTCCGGCTCGCCAAGGCCTCGCTCGCTTCGCCGGGCGAATGGGAAACGGTGATTGCGGGATCGGACGAATTCTACCTGACCGGGTTCGACCTGTTCAAGGACTTCTTCGTCACCGAAGGGCGGCTTGACGGCTTGGACCAGATCCAGCTGCGCAGCTACGACGCACCGATGGAAGCGCGACCGATCGCCTTTCCCGAGGCGAGCTATGACGCGGGCCTGGACAACAATCCCGAATACGACATGCAGAAGCTGCGGCTCGGCTACGAAAGTATGGTCACGCCGGATTCGGTCTACGACTACGACGTCAGGACCGGCGCGCTCGAACTGCTCAAGCAGCAGGAGATCCCGAGCGGCTATGACGCGACGCTCTATACTACCGAGCGCACCACGATCACCGCGCGCGACGGGACGCAGGTGCCGGTCAGCGTGCTGATGCGCAAGGACCGGAAACCGGGCGGGCCGCTCCATCTCTATGCCTACGGTTCCTATGGCTATGCCGTGCCGCCGGGGTTCTCGACCACGCGGCTGAGCCTGGTCGATCGCGGCTTCGCCTATGCCATCGCGCATATCCGCGGCGGCGACGACCTCGGGCGGCGCTGGTATCTGCAGGGCAAGGCGTTCGAACGGCGTAACACCTTCAACGATTTCGTCGATGCGGCGAAGGGGCTGATCGATCAGGGCTACACCGCCAAGGGCAAGGTCACCGCCTCGGGCGGTTCGGCCGGCGGCGAACTGATGGGCGCGGTGATCAACCAGGCGCCCGAGTTGTGGGGCGCGATCGTGGCGCATGTTCCGTTCGTCGACGTGCTCAACACCATGCTCGATGAAAGCCTGCCGCTGACTCCGGGTGAATGGCAGGAGTGGGGTAACCCGATCACCGACAAGGAAGCCTTCGGCTATATCCTAAGCTACTCGCCCTATGATCAAGTCGTACCTAAGGCTTATCCTCCGCTACTGGTTACCGCCGGACTCAACGATCCGCGCGTGACCTATTGGGAGCCTGCCAAATGGGTCGCCAAGCTGCGCGATGTGAAGACCGACGACAACGAACTGCTGCTCAAGACCAATATGGGCGCAGGCCACGGCGGCAAGTCGGGCCGGTGGAATTCAGTCTATGAAGTCGCCGAGGAAGTCGCCTTCATCCTGTGGCAGATGGGACTGACCGAGGAGGAATAG